A region from the Dinoroseobacter shibae DFL 12 = DSM 16493 genome encodes:
- a CDS encoding cation:proton antiporter, whose translation MDIVIVSAVIASLFLVIGAAEPLAARLRLPFTVILAVLGILIGSGAIFFLRTDLTDALNPVAEAILGLPISSNVFLYVFLPTLLFQATLGMNLRRMLDDWVPIMVLAVVAVVVATLSVGYALSWASTLPLVACLLIGAIVSTTDPSAVVSIFRSISAPRRLSRIIEGESLLNDAAAIALFGLFMGFVMMGVPDPRLGEALGQFPILIAGGALTGWLAAQVAVWIMAMFRAHELAMISVSVALPYLAYIGSEQVVGASGVIAVVAAGLTLNLTGPGRLPPQAWANLGEVWDLLAHWAGALIFILAALLIPRLLEGVRLSDFVLLGVVILAALAARAVVLFGLLPLLTLMRVSPHVERPYRTAILWGGLRGAVTLALALAVTESIWVPGEVKRLVGILATGFTLFTLLVQGTTLRAVIGWLGLDQLSPIDEAMSRQVIAVSLQTVREDVARTTEDYALTHDVVRAEAKAFGERLEQAVKAAEDSDDILDRDRITLGLIALAGFERYTILARVRERTISARMAEQTLLDADRLIEGARAGGRNGYQRAARRSVAYGPGFRVAGLLHRRFGLSRPLVRMTADRFELLLSQRLTLRDLDAFIEGRIRRIHGRRVADLLLELLARRIEMVETALDGLRLQYPGYAEELERRFIRRTALRLEEREYAAMREDGLIGAEVFTTLMQDLATRRAQAEHRPPLDIAVQRLELIRQFPLFSDLDDKTLRQLSRALKTRYVNAGNIALHKNRPVRSVYFIASGAVEVESAGQTWRLGRGEMFGQIAILMKKARRAEARAIAPTTLLVLDVARFRALLNRSAALRDAVRASAEKRGLDPNQILASADP comes from the coding sequence ATGGACATCGTCATTGTTTCCGCGGTGATTGCATCGCTGTTTCTCGTCATCGGTGCGGCAGAGCCTCTTGCCGCGCGGTTGCGGCTGCCCTTCACCGTGATCCTCGCCGTCCTCGGCATCCTGATCGGGTCGGGCGCGATCTTCTTTCTGCGCACGGACCTGACCGATGCCCTCAACCCGGTGGCCGAGGCGATCCTCGGTCTGCCGATCAGCTCGAACGTGTTTCTCTACGTCTTCCTGCCCACGCTGCTGTTCCAGGCGACGCTGGGGATGAACCTGCGGCGCATGCTCGACGACTGGGTGCCGATCATGGTGCTGGCGGTGGTCGCGGTGGTCGTGGCGACGCTGAGTGTGGGCTACGCGCTGTCCTGGGCCAGCACCTTGCCGCTGGTGGCCTGCCTGCTGATCGGGGCCATCGTGTCGACCACCGACCCCTCGGCGGTGGTCTCGATCTTCCGGTCGATCTCGGCCCCCCGGCGCCTGTCGCGGATCATCGAGGGCGAGAGCCTGCTGAACGACGCCGCGGCCATCGCCCTGTTCGGGCTGTTCATGGGCTTCGTGATGATGGGGGTGCCCGATCCCAGGCTCGGCGAGGCCCTCGGCCAGTTCCCGATTCTGATCGCCGGAGGTGCCTTGACGGGCTGGCTCGCCGCGCAGGTGGCGGTGTGGATCATGGCGATGTTCCGCGCCCACGAGTTGGCGATGATCTCGGTTTCGGTGGCCTTGCCCTACCTGGCCTATATCGGCTCGGAACAGGTCGTGGGCGCCTCGGGCGTGATCGCTGTGGTGGCCGCGGGGCTGACCCTGAACCTGACCGGACCCGGTCGCCTGCCGCCGCAGGCCTGGGCCAACCTGGGCGAGGTCTGGGACCTGCTGGCACACTGGGCCGGGGCGCTGATCTTCATCCTCGCCGCCCTGCTCATTCCGCGGCTGCTCGAAGGCGTGCGGCTGTCGGATTTCGTCCTGCTCGGGGTGGTGATCCTGGCGGCGCTCGCGGCCCGCGCCGTGGTGCTCTTTGGCCTGCTGCCGCTTCTGACGCTCATGCGGGTCTCGCCCCATGTGGAACGGCCCTATCGGACCGCGATCCTGTGGGGCGGGCTGCGCGGGGCCGTCACCCTTGCCCTTGCCCTGGCCGTCACCGAGAGCATCTGGGTCCCCGGCGAGGTGAAACGCCTGGTAGGTATCCTGGCCACCGGCTTCACCCTCTTCACGCTGCTGGTGCAGGGCACGACCCTGCGCGCGGTCATCGGCTGGCTCGGGCTCGACCAACTGTCGCCGATCGACGAGGCGATGTCCCGCCAGGTGATCGCGGTGTCGCTTCAGACCGTGCGCGAGGACGTGGCGCGCACCACCGAGGATTACGCCCTGACCCATGACGTGGTCCGGGCCGAGGCGAAGGCCTTTGGCGAACGGCTGGAACAGGCGGTCAAGGCCGCCGAGGACAGCGACGATATCCTCGATCGTGACCGGATCACCCTGGGCCTGATCGCCCTTGCGGGGTTCGAGCGCTACACGATCCTGGCGCGCGTGCGCGAGCGCACGATTTCCGCCCGCATGGCCGAGCAGACCCTGCTCGATGCCGACCGGCTGATCGAAGGGGCGCGGGCCGGGGGGCGCAACGGCTACCAGCGCGCCGCGCGCCGGTCTGTCGCCTACGGGCCGGGCTTCCGGGTGGCCGGGCTGCTGCACCGCCGGTTCGGCCTGTCCCGCCCCCTCGTACGGATGACCGCGGACCGGTTCGAGCTTCTGCTGTCGCAACGCCTGACCCTGCGGGATCTCGACGCCTTCATCGAAGGCCGCATTCGGCGCATCCACGGGCGACGGGTTGCGGACCTGCTGCTCGAACTGCTGGCCCGGCGGATCGAGATGGTGGAGACCGCCCTCGACGGGCTGCGGCTGCAATACCCGGGCTACGCGGAAGAGCTGGAGCGGCGCTTCATCCGCCGCACCGCCCTGCGGCTGGAAGAGCGTGAATACGCCGCCATGCGGGAGGATGGGCTGATCGGCGCCGAGGTCTTCACCACCCTCATGCAGGACCTTGCCACGCGCCGGGCCCAGGCAGAGCATCGCCCGCCGCTGGACATCGCCGTGCAGCGGCTCGAGCTGATCCGGCAGTTCCCGCTGTTTTCGGACCTCGATGACAAGACGTTGCGGCAATTGTCGCGGGCGCTGAAGACCCGCTACGTGAACGCTGGCAACATCGCCCTGCACAAGAACCGCCCCGTCCGGAGCGTGTATTTCATCGCCTCTGGGGCCGTCGAAGTCGAAAGCGCGGGGCAAACCTGGCGGCTCGGCCGGGGCGAGATGTTCGGGCAGATCGCGATCCTGATGAAGAAAGCGCGCCGCGCCGAAGCCCGGGCGATTGCCCCCACCACGCTGCTGGTCCTGGACGTGGCGCGCTTCAGGGCCCTGCTGAACCGCAGCGCCGCCCTGCGCGATGCCGTCCGGGCCAGCGCCGAGAAACGCGGCCTCGATCCGAACCAGATCCTCGCCTCCGCCGACCCCTGA
- a CDS encoding DSD1 family PLP-dependent enzyme codes for MCVMTDSRLSPLPTPCLLVDEARMTRNIERLAQHAAALGLSLRPHLKTTKSIEAARRVLPGGNGPATVSTLAEAEAFAEAGITDILYGVGISPDKLERVLALHRAGCRLIVLLDCAAQAEAVAAAARASGIAIPAMIEIDSDGHRSGLTAQDPTLVEVGRILHAGGAELCGVLCHAGESYGAVGRAAQALCAEEERRAVVAAASVLRAAGLPCPVVSVGSTPTAHAAEHLDGVTELRAGVYVFFDLVMAGIEVCQIDDIALSVLTTVIGHQPSRGWTICDAGWMAMSRDRGTASQRVDQGYGVVCDAEGQVIPGLIVIQANQEHGVIAKRPGFDGPIPEFPVGTRLRILPNHACATAAQHQNYHVIPDTPGAALKTWPRFSGW; via the coding sequence ATGTGCGTCATGACCGACTCTCGCCTCTCCCCTCTGCCCACGCCCTGCCTGCTGGTCGACGAGGCCCGCATGACGCGCAACATCGAGCGCCTGGCGCAACATGCGGCGGCACTCGGGCTCTCTTTGCGGCCGCATCTGAAAACCACCAAGAGCATCGAGGCCGCCCGCCGCGTGCTGCCCGGGGGCAATGGCCCCGCCACGGTCTCCACCCTCGCCGAGGCCGAAGCGTTCGCCGAGGCCGGGATCACCGATATCCTCTACGGCGTGGGGATCAGCCCCGACAAGCTGGAGCGTGTGCTGGCCCTGCATCGCGCGGGCTGCCGGCTCATCGTCCTGCTCGACTGCGCCGCCCAGGCCGAGGCGGTCGCCGCGGCGGCGCGGGCCTCCGGCATCGCGATCCCGGCGATGATCGAGATCGACAGCGACGGCCACCGCAGCGGCCTGACGGCGCAGGACCCCACCCTGGTCGAGGTCGGCCGCATCCTGCATGCGGGCGGCGCGGAGCTTTGCGGCGTGCTGTGCCACGCCGGGGAGAGTTACGGCGCGGTCGGCCGCGCAGCCCAGGCGCTTTGCGCCGAAGAGGAACGCCGCGCGGTGGTCGCCGCCGCTAGCGTCCTGCGCGCGGCTGGCCTGCCCTGTCCGGTGGTCAGTGTCGGATCGACCCCGACCGCCCATGCCGCAGAGCACCTCGACGGGGTCACCGAATTGCGCGCGGGTGTCTACGTGTTCTTCGATCTCGTCATGGCCGGGATCGAGGTCTGCCAGATCGACGATATCGCGCTGAGCGTGCTGACCACGGTCATCGGGCACCAGCCCTCGCGGGGCTGGACGATCTGCGATGCCGGCTGGATGGCAATGTCGCGGGACCGGGGAACGGCGTCCCAGCGGGTCGACCAGGGCTACGGCGTGGTCTGCGATGCCGAGGGGCAGGTGATCCCGGGCTTGATCGTAATCCAGGCCAACCAGGAACACGGCGTGATCGCCAAGCGCCCCGGGTTCGACGGGCCGATCCCCGAATTTCCCGTCGGCACGCGGTTGCGGATCCTGCCGAACCACGCCTGTGCCACGGCGGCGCAACACCAGAACTACCATGTCATCCCCGACACCCCGGGCGCCGCGTTGAAGACCTGGCCCCGGTTCTCCGGCTGGTAG